From a region of the Leptospira kmetyi serovar Malaysia str. Bejo-Iso9 genome:
- the mutS gene encoding DNA mismatch repair protein MutS — MSLETTGTSAEYWSDLADALNTPMMKQFLAIKKDFPDTILFFRMGDFYEMFLEDAKVASSILDIALTKRQNAVPMCGIPYHSKDNYISRLLNAGKKIAICEQSKPEEPGSKLMTREVVRIITPGTVIEENLLSGFQNNYLAVLHLKKSLIYFAMADFSTGELFYSSASVTNPERLVAELEKFRPSEICVPRSEQSFFQNLEYFKSREFTLLNEQPDTSEKDPFQILSRYLNEYIRETYRDNKLVLREPRILSSGKFLEMDRETILNLELVENEKEKNHTLYSIFNFCNTAKGKRLLKQRILFPECDAAVLYSRWEKQDILLKTILAPLVTALKDVADLERILTRFRGNHAYPRDFRSILNSISTGMKLKKDLEALSYPFLIPSEELKTLSDFIEERLHPGDDLPVILGNGPFLKAGLSAKLDKAREAGVKGKDWILDLETEEKKRTGLNTLKIRYNKIVGYFIEISRAQAEQAPKDYLKKQTLVGSERFTTPKLEEIERTILEADEIIQEIERSEFNRMVEEVLKYSSALLSFSEEIGDLDFQISVLTAKDKFGWIRPALSEDRSLDLGDSRHPVVEATLPPGQEFIPNSVFLDTQDKAIAVLTGPNMAGKSTFMRQIALNQILFQMGAFVPAKSARLPIVDKLFTRIGAGDNLTAGESTFFVEMKETANILNHYTEDSLILFDEVGRGTSTYDGMSIAWSILEYLSSLPIRPKTIFATHYHELTELSRLAGIFNLYLETLEKDDKVLFLRKVKIGKAKKSFGIYVAKIAGVPEPIVKRAAELLTDLESKKKEIRIQEAQPSLFAEPETKNAPSVTEESILKLKLEEMTPIEALKTLEEFQKKLRKQK; from the coding sequence ATGAGTTTGGAAACCACTGGAACATCCGCAGAATATTGGAGTGATCTCGCAGACGCGTTGAACACCCCGATGATGAAACAATTCCTGGCGATCAAAAAGGATTTCCCGGATACGATTCTATTCTTTCGAATGGGGGATTTTTACGAGATGTTTTTGGAGGACGCAAAAGTCGCCTCTTCCATTTTGGACATCGCTCTCACCAAACGTCAGAATGCGGTTCCTATGTGCGGGATTCCGTATCATTCCAAGGACAATTACATTTCCCGTCTTTTGAACGCGGGAAAAAAGATCGCGATCTGCGAACAATCCAAACCCGAAGAACCCGGTTCCAAGTTGATGACAAGGGAAGTTGTTCGGATCATTACGCCGGGAACGGTCATCGAGGAAAATCTTCTTTCCGGTTTTCAAAATAACTATCTCGCCGTTTTACATCTTAAGAAAAGTCTAATCTACTTTGCGATGGCCGATTTTTCCACGGGAGAATTGTTTTATTCTTCGGCTTCCGTCACAAATCCGGAAAGACTCGTCGCGGAACTCGAAAAGTTCAGACCTTCCGAAATTTGTGTTCCTAGATCCGAACAATCCTTCTTTCAAAATCTGGAATATTTCAAAAGTAGAGAATTCACCCTTTTAAACGAACAACCGGACACTTCGGAAAAGGATCCGTTCCAAATTCTTTCCCGATATTTAAACGAATACATCCGAGAAACCTACCGGGACAACAAACTCGTTTTGAGAGAACCTAGAATTTTGAGCTCCGGTAAATTTTTGGAAATGGATCGGGAAACGATCCTCAATCTCGAACTCGTGGAAAACGAAAAGGAAAAAAATCACACTCTTTATTCCATATTCAATTTCTGTAATACGGCAAAAGGAAAACGTCTTCTCAAACAAAGAATTCTTTTTCCGGAATGCGACGCGGCGGTTCTGTATTCCCGTTGGGAAAAACAGGACATTCTTTTAAAAACGATTCTCGCGCCTCTGGTCACCGCGCTCAAAGACGTCGCGGATCTGGAAAGAATTCTCACCCGCTTTCGGGGAAATCACGCGTATCCGAGGGATTTTCGTTCCATCCTGAATTCGATCTCGACCGGGATGAAACTTAAAAAAGATTTGGAGGCGCTTTCCTATCCGTTTCTCATTCCTTCGGAAGAATTAAAGACGCTTTCGGATTTTATCGAAGAACGCCTGCATCCGGGAGACGATCTTCCGGTCATTTTAGGAAACGGTCCGTTTTTAAAAGCGGGTCTTTCGGCGAAGTTGGATAAGGCGAGAGAGGCTGGCGTAAAAGGAAAGGACTGGATTCTCGATCTTGAAACCGAAGAGAAAAAAAGAACGGGCCTAAATACATTAAAGATTCGTTATAATAAGATCGTCGGTTACTTTATAGAAATCTCCAGAGCGCAAGCCGAACAAGCTCCCAAGGATTATCTCAAAAAACAAACCCTTGTGGGAAGCGAACGTTTTACGACTCCGAAATTGGAAGAGATCGAACGAACGATTCTGGAAGCCGACGAGATCATTCAGGAAATCGAAAGATCGGAATTCAACCGAATGGTCGAAGAGGTTTTGAAATATTCTTCCGCGCTGCTTTCTTTTTCGGAAGAGATCGGCGATTTGGATTTTCAAATTTCCGTTTTGACCGCCAAAGATAAGTTCGGTTGGATTCGTCCGGCTCTTTCCGAGGATCGTTCTTTGGATCTGGGAGATTCGAGACATCCGGTCGTAGAAGCGACTCTTCCGCCCGGTCAAGAATTTATTCCCAACTCGGTTTTTCTCGACACACAGGATAAGGCGATCGCGGTTCTCACCGGACCGAACATGGCCGGTAAGTCCACGTTTATGCGCCAGATCGCTCTCAACCAAATTCTCTTTCAAATGGGCGCGTTTGTTCCAGCGAAATCCGCTCGGCTTCCGATCGTGGATAAACTGTTCACGAGAATCGGCGCAGGGGACAATCTCACAGCGGGAGAATCCACCTTCTTTGTGGAGATGAAGGAAACCGCGAACATTCTCAATCATTATACGGAAGATTCCTTGATTCTGTTCGACGAGGTTGGACGTGGAACATCGACATACGACGGGATGAGCATCGCCTGGTCGATTCTCGAATATCTTTCCTCGTTGCCGATAAGACCGAAGACGATCTTTGCGACCCACTATCACGAACTTACGGAACTTTCCCGTCTTGCGGGAATTTTCAATTTGTATTTGGAAACCTTGGAAAAGGACGACAAGGTTCTTTTTTTGAGAAAGGTAAAGATCGGTAAGGCCAAAAAATCATTCGGGATTTACGTGGCAAAGATCGCGGGAGTTCCCGAACCGATCGTAAAAAGAGCGGCCGAACTTTTAACGGATTTAGAATCCAAAAAGAAAGAGATCCGAATCCAGGAAGCGCAACCTTCCCTTTTTGCGGAGCCGGAAACAAAGAACGCGCCTTCCGTTACGGAAGAATCCATTCTTAAATTGAAACTGGAAGAGATGACTCCGATCGAAGCCTTAAAGACTTTGGAAGAATTTCAAAAGAAATTAAGAAAACAAAAATAA
- the serB gene encoding phosphoserine phosphatase SerB → MLLILTQNPEEIRKEILLGMGSFVSLKPEERFLLSSASVRTQGLWSCIEWKIPRKLDRSELLSIRETFAKRNSDLLQVGQLLDAKKKSFFAFDMDSTLIQQEVIDELARLAGVYEEVASVTKEAMEGNLDFHEALKKRCAHLKGLSSSIFTDLYPKLSLNIGVENLLKGLKENGSRTAVFSGGFIDILEIFQRRYGIDEVYANVLERENDRLSGNVVGDVVDKNKKLEYLKMIRDREGISSSQVVAVGDGANDSLMLNEAGIGIGFHAKEGLKKLILNWVDFAPMDSLLFLFS, encoded by the coding sequence TAGGAATGGGAAGTTTCGTTTCCTTAAAGCCCGAGGAAAGATTTTTGCTTTCTTCCGCTTCCGTCCGCACACAAGGACTTTGGAGTTGTATCGAATGGAAGATTCCAAGGAAACTGGATCGATCGGAACTTCTTTCCATACGAGAAACGTTTGCAAAAAGGAATTCGGATCTTCTGCAAGTGGGTCAACTTTTGGATGCGAAAAAGAAAAGTTTTTTCGCATTCGATATGGATTCCACTTTGATCCAACAGGAAGTGATCGACGAACTTGCGCGACTTGCGGGCGTTTACGAAGAAGTTGCGTCCGTAACCAAGGAAGCGATGGAAGGAAACCTGGACTTTCACGAGGCCTTGAAAAAAAGATGCGCCCATCTAAAGGGACTTTCCTCTTCCATCTTTACCGATCTTTATCCGAAACTTTCCTTAAACATCGGAGTTGAAAATCTTCTCAAAGGTCTGAAAGAAAACGGGAGTAGAACCGCCGTGTTTTCGGGCGGGTTTATCGACATTCTCGAAATCTTTCAAAGAAGATACGGAATCGACGAAGTTTATGCGAACGTTTTGGAAAGGGAGAACGATCGTCTTTCCGGAAACGTAGTCGGAGACGTCGTCGATAAAAATAAAAAGCTCGAATACTTAAAGATGATCCGCGATCGGGAAGGAATTTCCTCTTCTCAAGTGGTCGCCGTAGGAGACGGAGCAAACGACTCGCTTATGTTAAACGAAGCGGGAATCGGAATCGGCTTTCACGCGAAAGAAGGTTTAAAAAAGCTGATCTTAAATTGGGTCGATTTCGCTCCGATGGATTCTCTTTTATTTTTGTTTTCTTAA